The stretch of DNA ccctaagattCTACTTCATTGTGTGGTTAGAgtgcatcttataggagtcaaacctcatagTTAATCCACGTAACCTCATGGCTGAAGACCGCtcaaactttattttcaaaGCTTGCCACACGCTTTGGGCAGTGTGATAGGTTTCAAACTCACACAtgagatcattgtgcatgctgcttaacatgATTTTGCGCGCACACGAGTTCGTCTTAGCCCATTCAGTATAGGCTAGATGATCTATCTTGTGTTGTTTCTAGTCTCCTTCCTTGGTGGTAGTAAGGGAGCgagataaggcctccaaaaCCTCTTGCTCATTTAAGACATATTGGATTTTGCAatgccaaatgtcgtagttctccccatccaatttctcccatTTGTTTAAATCAGCAACTATAATTTTGGATGTCATATCACTACAATATGCAAAAAAGAGATATTATACACACTTAAGAAATCTTCCGCGTCCAtccaaattagaaaaaaaataatacaaacatgtcgcaagatcgaaaaatcgctaAGTTTCATAAttatctcttgcgccacaatatcaaattattaatttctaacctaattcacgcgcaaaatgaaaatataaatgggAGCTCAAATCCACttgaatctcaaccatactctcactatctaaagtagtcatctagccctagtcacatgtaaagacataacctactaaaaccGCAGTGACCTTTTGGGTCAGTCTACAAGGACAACTACTTAGACTACAACAAcatgttgggccagtctacaaggataGCAACTCAGACTACAACAACCTATTGGGCTAGTCTATAAAGATGGTTCTtttaagaccattacagtccatttttcttgttccatcagcatttacagttcttattgGGGCCACTgtagtcttttggctatacagtgcatttacagttcttactggagtcactgcaattctttcaacctatTATTCACACTGACAATTTTAACTAAGACTATTTAGtgagaattttctattttatcactgaaagaaataaatactaatatctaaacattcaagcctaacattcatagataataaaataatcacatatccacatgttcaattcacacatacatgtaatcacatttaatctaaaatattaaataaaagatcacatgtaatataacattatggaattaaaaaaaaatagcatgaatataaccatatattcacatgtaatcacatataatctaaaacattaaataaaggatcacatgtaatataacaatatatctaagcatatattaaatcatacaatgttttttattctttttataatataaaataaatgtataataaatacatttaaaacccCCACCTAAACCAAAGGAAGGTCACAACCCATTGGTGCGCACTGCCCTTGTTTAACCAGTGGTCCTTGGATCGAATCCTTGGGGTACCACTTTCATTCCCTTCTactttattttgtgtgtaaaaaaaaaatgggctcaAACAGTGCTGGGTTGTAAAGAATagtccttttatatatatatatataatgagaatGGCCTATTCGGCCCAAGCccaagttatttttattttttatttaaaaacaaatgggCCGAAGGGCCGAAGCCCAGACCAGATGACTATAGTCATCTTCAAGCTCTAGatggctactgttcacgtgaacagtaacCTTAATGCACTAGCAAATGCAGACGCCGATAGAGACCACCCCAAGCAATCTTAGTTGCTTCCTCCACGAAAAGACAAAACTCCAAGCCGTTTGGTGGTGCCGCACCACCTCATTGGTGGGCGCAGGGTGCAGCACCTCAGTGGCGCTGCAAGCGCCACTGTGTTGGTGCGCTCTGCACTTTACGGTGGTGCTCGCACGGTGgctcaaattgtttattgtGGCAGACCTCTGTTGTGCACTTCACAAAACAATTTTCATGggattttccaagaaaaaaaaaaaggataaaaaaatggCACCCAGATTTCATgcatatgcaagaaaaaaattaaattgggaACAACTAAAAAACATGCTCTAATACCAATGTAAGAAAGCATAGCGGAAAATGCCTCAAGCACAGCTTACTAagttgctccacaagtttatCCAGTTTGGCAAACCTTAAGCATCTCCTCTTAGTGATGAAGTGTATTACGTAGTATAGACTAGAGTAACACTCAACATATCGACAACCTAAATACTatttcaagagagaacaaaaagagagagttttGTGTTTCAGATGGTCCAAAAGATCAATTGAGAGTGGCTATATATAGCCCAGTACCCCACACTGCTGGTCTTGAAGACCAGCCTTTACTATGCCATTTAAGTGGCAATAACGCATGGCTTTATACGTTACAAGCCATGTAACGCATGAGCCTTAAAACCATGTGTTACATTATTGCTTTGTAAAACATAGCAGGGGAGGAGTCTGCCCACGTGGGCACCCCTCCATCCAACAACTGCCAAAATCCCAAGCgggttgggggcatcacataCATTTTGGCTTTGTTCAAATACAACTCAAACCCCCCAAGATGAAGTAGcattgtaaaattaattaagtGGAGGATCCTTTTGGGAACTAAATCTTGCTCttaacatttgaagtttgtagtTCAAGTTTTACGTATCCAAAATTAACATTGCCAGAACCCAACAAAGTTTCGCATACAACTTTTTGAAgggaaataaatatatttatcaagtAATTGGACGGAACATACGTATTGCATCTATGACTGAGCGTTGTATTTGGCTGAAATATTGAAACAAGCTTGAATGCCAAAAGTTAACATTCTGAAGACAGAAAAGTTGAACGCCCACGTATAAAGAAGGATGCTTCTGCTTTAATTCTTCACGCAAAGcacaaatttgaagaattagaTCGTGCAGTGAACTTTCTTGATTTATACCTTTTGATCAATTTGTACCCTACATGTATAGGTCCCTATGCCCCCTTTATCatctaatttaaacaaaaaagataCTGTTGTAGGGACCACTCTCAGAAAATCATATGCAGacgaaattaaatatttttaaggtcCACATAAAAATATGAGGTGATCACCGTTGTCACTGCTTTGATTATGGCTGTCCGTCCCTGACCTAACTCTAGCTCTTTGCAATTGCATATCCTATTTGATCAGCCAATTAGATAGGATCTTTGTTCGTTCCAATGGTGATTTTGATAAACTAAGAAAAAGAAGACAATTATAAAGCAAAGAGTTCCAACTGAGCTTTATGGCACTAGTACGACAGATAATGGTTTTTCCTGGGAGCGACTTTGTtgcaatttctatatatttgtgCGGAAATAAATTTTTACCTGCCACATAGCTGGCTCCTCAGAATTACATTGCAACATAAAGTGGTTAAAGTTACGAGAATGCATTTTATCggaataataaatactaattattTGTTACTGAATAGTACTAGTaggaactttatattttttgtcaCCAACTAGTTCTATCACTATTGGATGCATAtgttattgtaaaaaaaatttatctgtaaactttttttgataatcttaattttatagaaaaaaatctttaattttcataGATTGTAActcctgaaaaataaaataatctaatataattatttgcgaCAAGAATTGTCTTACGACAAGAATTActatttgccaccaaatattatTCCCGAGAAAAATTTCTATCTCAAAAACCACTATTTGTTATAGTATGTAACTTGCTAATAAAAGTGGTTTGTCTTGATCTAACTGTTCAGAATATTGTAATGTCCCAATGGAAGGTTCAAATCACCTGACTTATTTTctaaaggactagtcaatgatacaattataaTCCTattagaatcttataaagagcaaaaacttacTCTTTTCAAGgaatgtgagatctcattcacCGCCTACTCTTATCCTTATAATATGAGGTACcacaaattaatattctttttcaaagtgaaacAAAAAGTGTCAAGTTAGATTATTAACTAGCAATAATATTAACCCATCTGGAGCCAAATTAATATTAGCCATTTGAGGAATTGGttaattaactaataatatatataatatatatacatactttgGTCAGGATTGCCACCATGCTAAATGAAcgataaataatttgtataaagtAGTTCTGAATCACAACTCAAAACACATGCTCAAACACAAGGGGGTATTATTTTACTACTTAACCCAAACCCATTCAATCAATTAATCACTTAACCCAAACCCattaaatcaattaatcaaACCTTGTCCCTTAAGGACAACTAAAAACAATCACAAAACTCGATAGCAATATAATtgccaataaaattaataaagaaaatgtgcatcCACACATATAAATCAGTCGAAACGGTAACGACCCAAAGCAATCGAGAGATCAACAAAGATGCCGAAGAGTAGTATGAAGAGTCCTGTAAAGTTAATAACACGGGCTTCATAACCGTGTTGGAGTTTAAGGAAAGTAGCCTTCTCCATCAGCCCGGTGAGGGCGGCGCATATCGCCATGTACAGGAGGGCTCTACCCCCACTCACATGCCATGGAAGAAACCTAGCCCTCGTAGGACGCGAAGCTCGTGGAAACATGAATGTAACAAAACCGATCAACCACTGCAACACAAAGTTATGCAGTAACTTAATTTAGCAAATGAGCGTTTGGAATTAGGCTAACAAATTAATCAATACTGCTCCACATTTGACCTATCTATCTAGCTTTCTGGGGATACATGGAAGCATTCAGATAGACGGCCGCATAAGTGGCACCATGGATCCCTAATTCTAGCTCTTGATTGTTTTCATCCGCTTTCCCTTCTTAAGCATAATTGTCTTGATTGTTTTCATATGTATTCCCCCAATTGAAGCTAAAAATTACCATTAAAGTTAGGTTTCGGAATATATTaattaggataatgaaaaattcatcattttcttacTATTTTATGACTTTATTTGAAATAGAGAATGACAGTGTAAAATTGATGCTATTCTTAATGGATTGGAACAATTATATTgattaattgtaaaaataattcacaaatctATCCTTTCCAAGGCCTGCATTTCCCAcgtttccttttcctttctctatttctctcctctttcttaattctttttttcctctttttaatGAGGATTGTCGCCCATTTTAGTTTCAActttaactcaaattataagCAAACAGTGGGCTGTTTACCTGCAAGCAAAACAAACTGAAGGTGCCGATTCCGATCCAAGAATGTAAGCTATACACATCCGGCGAATTGTTGATCATTTCATGGAACTTGAAAACAGCCTTTATCCCAACAATTCCCAGACATATAGCAATCAGGTGAAATATCATGTGAATGAACTTCCGCACTTCTCTTTCCGCCCCCACCGTTCTGAATGCCATCATCGCTGCTCATTATGACACCAACGTACGTAAGTAATTAAGAAGGTAACGTTAAGTTAACAGTTAGCATTGTACGAATGATAAAAATTGACAATAACGTTATtgtaactcatctcatctctcaattcaAACCCGCTTAATTTTTCCAGCCATTAAAAAGCATAGATAAACTATATAGATACCTTCACCAGCCatgaaaataaaaccaaaaaacatgAGAAAGGGGTGAACCTGCATTAAAAAATAGAGAGCAAGTTTCAAAATTTCATCGAAATTATGGGATGAAGCAATTAAGCAAATAGCTTGCAAGTGATCGTCGGGGTTCTCACATTGAAAACTCGATATGCTTCGTTAGAATCATATTCCAGGCCCCCCTGATAATGCAACAACCAAACAAGGATGAGAATAAGAGACAATAGCCCAAACAGGTGTGCCACTATAGTTACACGCGAGGCTGAGCCCTGGTACATTGATGTCCTGTCATCAATGGCTGATGACATATACATGGTTGTCGAGCTAGtgaagataaattgaaataaacaaaagctTTTGATGAGCTTAAATTTTGATTGCCTCTTGATTCTGCCAGTATTTGTGTTCGTGACTTAAGTTCTTATAGAAATCAATTCTCTAGAGCCTAAAAGTAACTACTCGATATTACTGTTCTTGGGATTCCTTTGCTTGTTGCATGGGTTTGGTATCTTGATTTAGGTAGGATACTTTGTGCTTCGGCAAAGCATCAGCAGGAAAAACTAAGCCAGCTCTTGTTGCATCAAAAGATTTATTCTCTTGAGCCAGCTTCCCGAATTTTATGTCTACGAGAAAAATGTTGATATGTTTCATGTTCAAGCAACATACCACCAAGAGCGATCATGTAACCAGTCCAATAATTCTAAAGTTggaatattgaaaatttttattgggcctaaattatatttaatggaccATATTGGATAAACCCATAAGagataaattattgaaattgattatgagttttaattagactCAATAACTAGATTAAAtaccatttattatttattgaacgagttacacttatttttgaatttaaaaatcgatcattataaatttatttcaatttaaaatcattactgCCAATCCTATATCGAATAAACTAttagattatgtttttaaattcaaactctcttgtTGAATAATCGTGACCGAATCCAACACGAATGCGGGCACCCTCTcttaaatctctctataaatatcttcatttCCATGTGTTATGCCAAACCCAGCACCTAGCCTGTTGCACGGTCTCATCCTCTCTCTGTAAgctctaatctctctctctctctctctctctctcaatatttctgtttctctatctctttctctttttttttttctctcatagctctctctctcactttcttcactctctcggCACCGAAAACGTATGAGTTTCATGAATTGATTCCTCTGAAAACGAAAAAGAACCAGTAGCCTTCATCAATGCATAGATTCCTTTTGACCTAAATTACATTATGGTCCTCACCTCCTCTTACAAGTAAATTATcgtgtagttttttttttttttttttcttttttacatttgGGGGTTCAAATCCAAGAATTCTATTTTGGAGGCTATAGATTTATGTTAATCAGACCAGAAGCCTTTGATGGCTATCGTGTAGTTTCCTGTAAGTTTAAGAAACATGGGACTACGCCTTATTTCTCGTAGCCATGGCCATTTTGGGTCACTTTACACGTCCAGGTTGTTTTACGTCGgccttaaaatttattttgggcTTACCTTATTATAAGCTTGGTTTTAaaccttataaaataataaactctaatTACATTAGTAAAGtcataattagaaaataaagatttattAAGGATAATTACATGACACCaccatttattaataaaacataataattattaaattatctcCATAGTATCTATTTAAGTAACTAGAGTATTATAACACGTATTTCAAGAAATTTAGTAACGTGCAGTGCCTTGTATAGGTAACCAGCTCCGATGTGAAATTTTGGAAGCAACACTATTAGGTaggtagcttgatcataaaattAGGACTAACACATATTagctagttttatatatatatatatatatattattattattattaaagccattTCTTTGGAAGCTAATGTTTATGTACAACGCATGttatgatatttgcaagcacgtcatttattatgtttcattctgcatattatagttatgtatatattatgcatatcatgcatctcacgttgcataagacGCATAAGATTTCTTATGATCAAGTATAAGATAAGATTAAACCAGCTAATAAGATGATCATTCAGATGCATAGTACCAATGCAATTTATGGGTGGATGTACAAGTCATGGAcctaagcgtggtccaccagagtatgctagaatactattaaCAATTCCAATTGTGGTAACAGGATGTagggctggtgcacaaccttgcacacagggttaagtttGTGTGTCAGTATGATAAATAAGATAAGTCAAATAAGCCAAGATAACTCATGCATGTTATAACCATACAtatgaatgatcatgattttaaattctcagcatgaaatattttatgaaaaacctaaGGTTaagtatgcttatgttatgataggtttcttactgagttatcgactcattttagtttattttatgtttttaaaccacttcaggtcaaaatatttatgaaagtagAGCTGGAGGACGAGACTATTTTAAGTTTCCAGGGAGGCGAGAGGTGTGACTGTAACAGTcagctagaaattcaatggtgaaatttctataggctttagTAACCTTGTGGAAACTCCGTAAGTTTTCACGAATTGACTAATCGCATatgttttagtctgtcagcataatcagtgttaccactcactatgatgccaaaagtactattttaattatttgaagtaCCTAGAGGTGTTAAAATGGGATATGGTCCACGCCAATAGTTTCgtctaaataattataatttttttgtgtaatatACTCAATTTCAGTTTTCGGACGAAATGTGTATTCGAATatgcattttgattattttgaggCACTTCGAAGTTGATTTTTGATAAACATTTTGAACTACAAGGTTAGTATGTTTATTTAAGATCTTTTAGTgacttatttttcactttttcggagtgaatagtaacctcgaaaGTAGCACCAAGTGTAAtatttcaaaatcatagtgtggaatgtTCAAAGCAGGTtctagaagttttatttggacacttggagaGATCTTAGCCATACTTGGTGAATAGTGTTAGACACTTGGAATGAAAAGGAACCATGAGATAGAAATGTTAAGGAAATCAAGTTGTGAGGTCATGCCACCAAAGCAAAATAGTATTCATCCAATCATCCATTTCATACCAAACCAAATAggttttgttcttttctttttttcttttttttttttttttttttataataaaactgaTCTCATTAATTATCATCAAACACTTACATGAACTCAATAGTATAGAGTAAAGGAACCAAATTAAATCATATCCTTGGCAACCAAAGGTAAAATACAATTTGGACAATTCTCAATGTCATAAACATCTTCTATGCATTCGAGTGCAGCCTTTGCTAAACTATGAGCTGCCATATTAGCTTCACGATATACATGTGAAACTGACCAAGTAGCAGCCGAATCTAATATAGTTCTGGCATCTGTTAAGAGACAACCACCCATACTCCAATTGGGAGTAGCTTGGTTCAGTAGGTCCACTACCTGTTTTGAGTCCCCCTCCAGGCAAAACTGCCTTAAGCCAATTTCCTTGCAAAAAACAGCTGCCAAAAGTAGCCCATAGGCTTTAGCATCAAAAGCATTTCCTCTTCAGGTTCTGTTAGCACGGAGGCACCTATCACAAAACCTTGATGATCTCTAATGAGCACTCCTACGCCAATCCTCCCCTCCCTTGATTGTACAGCTGCATCCCAACTGACTTTGAAATACCCTACTATAGGTTTTGTCCATCTATGAACCATTGCCAAAGCCTTTGGATTAAAACCAGCTTCCTGTTCAAGGGCCTCCTTATGAGAGAAAAGTTCTGTCCTAGCCTGATCTGTGACTTCCTGTGGGTGTTTAAAGACTTTTCCATGCAAACAATCATTTCTTCTAGACCATATCACCCCCATTGTGACTGCAACCTCATCTAGTTCCCCTTGATCAAGCGTGTCAACCAGGTCTGCCCAAACATTGAAAATCCAATCACTTTGGAGAGATAGCTTCTGCACTTTCTTTGGACCTTGACACCACACATCTTTAGCAGCAATACATCCCCATAAGGCATGGCCAGAAGTCTCAGGTTCCTGGATGCATATCAGACAGATGTTGTCCTCTACTatctttctccttttcaaaTTAGCTAGAGTTGGGAGAGCCTCACTACATGCTCTCCATAGAAATACCTCGGTGGCAGGAGGTAAATTAAGTTTCCAAATTGTCCTCCACACTTGGCAGTCCCTGATTCTGACTGATGATTCCCCTTCTAGCTCTCTTTCAATTTCTTTACTGAGATGATATCCACTTTTGACTGTGTAAATGCTATTAGGAGTAGATTGCCATATTAATTTGTCTTCTCTCCCCCCTAAGCTGACTGGAATGGCTTTGATGCCCTCTATTTCCTGTTgagtaaaaagttcaaaaagGAGAGATTCCCTCCATTGCTTcaattgttattggagacttcaaatttggttaaatgatttattttattagtttagaataagtgggcttgaagatgcctggcccacacatcttattttcaataaactagggttttcaagaaggccttgtattttggccaagggcttatttggaaagttactttttaggaattagggttttaagaggtactgtagcgttactgtagacGTACTGTAGCTGCGGGTACTGTAGCGatacactgttcatcaggggcattttgggtaaaaaggggctttattttggctagggttttaattaggtttagtttaaatactccttgtagcctcatttggaggttagacaatattgaattttatttgtgagttgagttttctcctcttgttcttgattgaactcttgaacttatcaaaggtaaatcacaacctttgtggcgttcctcctttgtaatctgggttcttgagacgggttcttcaacgggtctagattttaatataatcaagttcttgaaacgggttctcatcgggtctagattctccatccttgacttgatttttggctttcttggggagttttcaaattgattgtgggttcaagggatttcattcccgcgggttcatatcaaatcTGCTTCTCGAAATGTCAAGATCTTTTGAGAAGGTAATGAAGGTATCCATCTGTCTCACCAAATGTTTACTTTTTGGCCATTTCCAACCCTCCAGATGAGACCTTTCTTCAACAGTTTTAAGCCAGCATATA from Juglans microcarpa x Juglans regia isolate MS1-56 chromosome 3S, Jm3101_v1.0, whole genome shotgun sequence encodes:
- the LOC121257056 gene encoding probable transmembrane ascorbate ferrireductase 3, coding for MYMSSAIDDRTSMYQGSASRVTIVAHLFGLLSLILILVWLLHYQGGLEYDSNEAYRVFNVHPFLMFFGFIFMAGEAMMAFRTVGAEREVRKFIHMIFHLIAICLGIVGIKAVFKFHEMINNSPDVYSLHSWIGIGTFSLFCLQWLIGFVTFMFPRASRPTRARFLPWHVSGGRALLYMAICAALTGLMEKATFLKLQHGYEARVINFTGLFILLFGIFVDLSIALGRYRFD